GGTTGCAGGAGCTCCAGGATCAGCTCGTCCGGGCTGGGTCGCCTACGGCCTGACCTGTATCCGTTGCCAAGCCGATCGCCTGCAAGGGCAAGGCCGACGAGTGGCCGGCGCAGTGGGATCCGGACGATCAGGACTGCTGGAAATCGAAGTGCCATTCGCACAACTATCCGCCCGATCGCCGGACCACCCCGCGAGGGGTGCCGCCCCTCAAAGGCGAGGCGATGCTGGCGACATAAGAGACGGAGGCCGATCTGTTTGCCTACATCTCGGTGGCCAGGCCTATCTAGAACCGGGAGCGCTCGAAGACGGGAAGTAACGGGACGTGGAAGCTACTGTCCTGCACGAGAACCGGCTGCGTTGGGGGGACGAGGGGTTGGGGCCGGAGAACGCCCCGGCGAGCCTTCTGCGCGGCTGTTGATAGCCGCCGACGTGATCGTGCTGCTGGCGGCAGGCGGCGGAGTTGCCCAATGGCCGACAGGCGCCAAGGAGTAGCAGCTGCCCTGGAGGCAGCCCGAAGCTCGGAGAGGTAGTCGAACATGACACTGGTTGACTCAGCAGGCATACTCCTGGAAGTCCAGAACCTGAAGACCTACTTCTTTACCGATGACGGCGTGGTCAAGGCCGTGGACGGCGTCGACTTCCATGTCGACCGCGGCGAGATCTTCGGGCTGGTGGGCGAGTCGGGATGCGGCAAATCGGTCACGGCCATGTCGATCCTGCGCCTGATCGACCCGCCGGGCCAGATCGTCGGGGGGAAGATCCACTTCGACGGGCAATCGCTGCTCGATCTGACCGAGGACCAGATGGTCGATCTGCGTGGCAGCCGGATCTCGATGATCTTCCAGCAGCCACAGTCGAGCCTCAACCCGGTCTTCACCGTGGGTGACCAGATCTCAGAAGTGCTGCAGCTCCACCAGCATTTAGACAAGAAGCAGGCCCGCGAGAAGACGATCGAGATCTTGCAGGCTGTGGGCATCCCGGACGCAGCCAGCCGGGCCAAGGCCTACCCCCACGAGCTGTCCGGCGGGCAGGCACAGCGGGTGATGATCGCCATGGGCCTGGTGCTCAGCCCGCAGCTGCTGATCGCCGATGAGCCGACGACGGCGCTGGACGTGACCATCCAGGCGCAGATCCTCGATCTGATGCGCGAGCTGCAGAGCCGGTGGAACACGGCCGTGATACTGATCACCCACGACCTGGGGGTCGTGGCGGAGATGGCTCAGCGAGTGGCGGTGATGTACGCCGGTCGGATTGTCGAGCACTCCAACGTGCGCACGCTTTTCGATGAGCCGCTTCACCCGTACACCCAGGGATTGATCGCCTCCATCCCGGTGCTGGGCAAGGTGACCGACCGCCTGGAGGTGATCCCGGGGTCGGTGCCGAACCTGATCGATCTGCCGCCGGGCTGCCGCTTCGCTCCTCGCTGCCGGGCGCGAATCGAGTATCATCTCGACATCATCTGCGCCCGCCAGGAACCCGGACAACTGCAGACCGTCACGGCGGGGCATGAGGTGCGCTGCTGGCTGTACGAGGATAGCGACGAGCACAGCGCACCTCTGAAGTAGGGCTGAGGGGAGGACCAGGTCAGCGTGATCGAGCAACCGGCGCCGGCGGCGGGCGACCTCAACCACAAGTACCTGGTGGAGGTGCACGACCTGGTCAAGTACTTCCCGGTGCGGGGCGGGGTGCTGCAGCGCGTCACCGCCTGGGTGCAGGCGGTGGACAACGTCAGCTTCTTCATCCGCAAGGGCGAAACCCTGGGGCTGGTAGGGGAGTCCGGCTGCGGCAAGACGACCGTCGGACGCACCATGCTGCGCCTGATCGAGCCGACCGGCGGCCGCGCCACCTTCGACGGACAGGACATCTTCTCGCTGCGCGGCCGGGAACTCAAGGCCATGCGGCGCAACATGCAGATCATCTTCCAGGACCCCTACTCCTCGCTGGACCCGCGCATGCCCATCGGAGAATCCGTGGGCGAGGGACTGCGCATCCACCGCATCGGCAACGCCCGCCAACGGCAGGCAATGGTGCTGGAGGTGCTGCGCAAGGTCGGCCTGGAGGAGTATCACGCCCGCCGTTACCCGCACGAGTTCTCCGGCGGCCAGCGCCAGCGGATCGGCATCGCCCGCGCCCTGGCCCTGAGGCCGAAGTTCATCGTCGCCGACGAACCGGTCTCGGCCCTCGACGTCTCGATCCAGTCCCAGGTGCTCAACATTCTCAAGGACCTGCAGGTTGAGTTCGAGCTGACCTACCTATTCATCGCCCACAATATGAGCGTCGTCGAACATGTCTCCGACCGGGTCGCAGTCATGTACCTGGGCAAGATCGTCGAGATGGCTGACCGGATCGAGCTGTTCGCCAATCCGCTGCATCCATACACCCAGGCGCTGATGTCGGCGATCCCGATCCCGGATCCGCACGTCCGCAGGCAGCGGATCGTGCTTCCCGGGGACGTGCCCAGCCCGGTCAACCCGCCGAGTGGCTGCCGGTTCCATCCGCGCTGCCCAGTGGCCGTTCCCCACTGCGCCGCCCAGGAGCCTCCGTTCCGGGAGGTCAGCCCTGAACACTGGGCGGCGTGCTGGCGAGTGGGGTGAAGATGCGATCCCCGCGCATCCTCCTGGTCGACGATCAGCGCCAGGTTTCGCGCATGCTCCGAGCAAGCCTCGAGCTTTCAGGCGAAGGCTACGTCGTCGTGGATTCCCCCTCCGGGGAGGAGGCCCTGCTGGAGCTGGCCCGCGGACCGGTGGATCTGCTGATAACGGACCTGCGGCTGCCGGGGATCTCCGGCCTGGACTTGCTGGCCCGGGTGCGCCAGCTCAATCCGAATGCCCGGGCGATCCTGATCACGGGGCAGCCGACGGATGAGATCCAGGCGCTGGCCCAGCAGATGGGCGTGGTGGCCTTCCTGCGCAAGCCGATCGGCACCTCGTTCTTCCTGGAGGCAGTGGCCCACGCCCTGCAGCTCTCGGAGGAGCCGGTCAAGGCAGCCCAGGTCGCCGATGAGGAGAAGCCGCGCCTGGCAGAGCGCTTGGCCAGCCTGCGGCGCGACCTTGGGGCGGAAGCGGTGCTGCTGATCGACGAGCGGGCTCAGGTCGTTGCCCGTTCAGGCGAGCTTCTGGGTTTCGATTTGACCAGCGTGCTAGCCGCTCTGGTGACCGCCTACGCCTCCGGGCAGAAGGTGAGCACCCTGCTCTCCTCGACCAGCCCCGGGACGTTCCAGTTCTTTGCCGGCAGCACGCACGATTTCTTCCTCTCGAATGTCGGCGCAGACTTCGCCCTGCTGATCGCCTTTCCCGGCGGGAAGGGGGCCCGGCAGATCGGCGCGGTCCTGCACCTAGCTCAGCCAGCCACCCGAGACCTGTTCAAGGCGGTATCTAACGAAGTGACCAGCGAAGCGATCCCCACTCCTCCGGATGATCCGGAGGCCGCCGAAGAAGCCATCCAGCGCCCGCCGGAGGCCATCCGCCCCGACCTGGAGGCGGCCTCCAAGAAGGCGAAGTCGCAGGACCCTGAAGGCTTCTGGGAGAAGGCGGTAGACGACTCCGACGGCGTAGGACCCAGCGGGGACGAGCTGACTTACGAGCAGGCCCGTCAGCTCGGGCTTCTGCCGGATGAGACCTCCTCCTGAGCCCATTCGGACGACCAGGATTCCCGGCGCCTTCGTAGCCCCCAGCCCGCCGCGCGGCGGGCTGGCACCGACGCCCGGCGTGGCCGGGCCGGGCCGACGCACGGTGCGTGATACAATCCCTCCCTCCCGCCCCACAGGCGGGGTCCTTGGGGCGTAGTGCAAAGGCAGCACACCGGACTTTGGATCCGTGGATCCAGGTTCGAATCCTGGCGCCCCAGCCTGATGGGCGCGTGGACCAAGCCCCTGTGACACGAAACGAGAGCGGCACTTCGGGTTTGGGCGGCGCCCGTCCACGAAGTGCCGCTCTCGCCGTTAACCGGTGCCCGCCCGTGCGGGACACCGCCTGTGGAATCTGCGGGCCCCTTGCCGACGGCCGGGGCGAGCGAGGTGCGAGGCATGAACATTGAATCGGTTGTCCTGGCTGCAGGCCAGGGGACACGCATGCGCTCCGAGCTGCCAAAAGTCCTGCACCCCCTGGGCGGCAGGCCGATGCTTGCCTGGAGCCTGGAGGCATGCCATGCCGCCAGCGGCGTCTGGCCGGTGGTGGTGGTTGCCCCCGAGTCAGGCCCGGTGCGCCAGGTGGCGGGCGAGGGCTGCCGCTACGTCGTGCAGACGGACCGCCTAGGGACGGGGCATGCCGTGCTGCAGACGGCAGAGATGCTGCGCGGGCGCTGCGACCTGGTGCTGGTGGCCAGCGCCGACATGCCGCTGATCGCGGCCGAGACCATGCGTCGGGTGATTGAGGCGCAGCGCAACAGCCGGGCGCCGTTCGCCTTCCTCACCCACCACGGGGCAGCGGCCCGCGGTTTTGGCCGGGTGATGAGGGATCAAGCCGGACATCCGAGGGCCGTCGTCGAGGAGCCGGAATGGACCGGCCCAGCGACAGGACCGATGGAGTTCAATTCCGGCCTGTACGCCTTCGAGGCCGCCTGGCTTTGGGAGCATCTGCCTGCCTTGCCCCCGTCCGCCAGCGGGGAATACTACCTGACGGACCTGGTCGCCGCCGCCTATGCGGAAAAGGCTCGCCCCGAAACCGTCAGCCCTGACGACCCGGATGAGGTGATCGGGATCAACACCCGGGTACATCTGGCCGAAGCGGAGCGAGCGCTGCAGCGGCGAATCAACCAAGGCTGGATGCTCGAGGGGGTGACGATCACGGATCCCGCCACCACGTATATCGGTCACGAAGTCCGCCTGGGGCGCGACACCGTCGTCTGGCCCAACACCCACCTGCAGGGCAGCACGACGATCGGGACCAACTGTCAGATAGGCCCAAACAGCATTCTGCGCGAGGCGCAGGTGGGAGATCGCTGCCGGGTGGAGGCCTCGGTCGTCGAAGGCAGTGTTCTGGAAGACGACGTGCAGATTGGGCCGTTTGCCCGTCTGCGGCCGGGCGCCCACCTGATGCGCGGGGTGCACCTGGGAAACTTCGGGGAGGTCAAGAACAGCACCCTCGGGCCGGGAGTCAAGATGGGGCACTTCTCGTATGTCGGCGATGCCTCCATCGGCCAGGGGGCGAACATCGGGGCCGGGACGATCACCTGCAACTTCGGGCGCGACGGCAAGAAGAACCTGACCGAGATCGGCGCCGGCGCTTTCATCGGAAGCGACACGTTGTTGGTGGCGCCCGTGCGCATCGGACAGGGTTCGGTGACCGGGGCGGGATCCGTGGTCACCCGCGATGTCGCCGACCATTCCCTGGCGGTCGGCGCGCCGGCGCGGACGATCCGCAAGCTGGGCCCGGATGACTGAGATCTCCTGGTTGACCGGTCTGCTGGTTCTGGCCGTCGGACTCAACGGCCTGCTGGCCGCGAGCCGCAGCGGCATGGTGAACTCTCGGCCGTCGAGCCTGCGCGAGGCCGGGCAGCGGGGCGACCGCAAGGCGGAGCAGGCGTACCAGGTGGCAGCCAACGCCAGCGAGCTGCTCTTGGCGTTCCGCCTGGTGCAGGCGCTGACGCGACTGCTCGCCTACGGCCTGGGCTTCACCCTGGCCGTGCAGGGGATGCAGCCGGACGCCGGTCTGCTCAGCCTGCTGGCGGTCGTGGCGGCTGTGGGTC
The sequence above is drawn from the Anaerolineales bacterium genome and encodes:
- a CDS encoding ABC transporter ATP-binding protein; translated protein: MTLVDSAGILLEVQNLKTYFFTDDGVVKAVDGVDFHVDRGEIFGLVGESGCGKSVTAMSILRLIDPPGQIVGGKIHFDGQSLLDLTEDQMVDLRGSRISMIFQQPQSSLNPVFTVGDQISEVLQLHQHLDKKQAREKTIEILQAVGIPDAASRAKAYPHELSGGQAQRVMIAMGLVLSPQLLIADEPTTALDVTIQAQILDLMRELQSRWNTAVILITHDLGVVAEMAQRVAVMYAGRIVEHSNVRTLFDEPLHPYTQGLIASIPVLGKVTDRLEVIPGSVPNLIDLPPGCRFAPRCRARIEYHLDIICARQEPGQLQTVTAGHEVRCWLYEDSDEHSAPLK
- a CDS encoding ABC transporter ATP-binding protein; translated protein: MVKYFPVRGGVLQRVTAWVQAVDNVSFFIRKGETLGLVGESGCGKTTVGRTMLRLIEPTGGRATFDGQDIFSLRGRELKAMRRNMQIIFQDPYSSLDPRMPIGESVGEGLRIHRIGNARQRQAMVLEVLRKVGLEEYHARRYPHEFSGGQRQRIGIARALALRPKFIVADEPVSALDVSIQSQVLNILKDLQVEFELTYLFIAHNMSVVEHVSDRVAVMYLGKIVEMADRIELFANPLHPYTQALMSAIPIPDPHVRRQRIVLPGDVPSPVNPPSGCRFHPRCPVAVPHCAAQEPPFREVSPEHWAACWRVG
- a CDS encoding response regulator encodes the protein MRSPRILLVDDQRQVSRMLRASLELSGEGYVVVDSPSGEEALLELARGPVDLLITDLRLPGISGLDLLARVRQLNPNARAILITGQPTDEIQALAQQMGVVAFLRKPIGTSFFLEAVAHALQLSEEPVKAAQVADEEKPRLAERLASLRRDLGAEAVLLIDERAQVVARSGELLGFDLTSVLAALVTAYASGQKVSTLLSSTSPGTFQFFAGSTHDFFLSNVGADFALLIAFPGGKGARQIGAVLHLAQPATRDLFKAVSNEVTSEAIPTPPDDPEAAEEAIQRPPEAIRPDLEAASKKAKSQDPEGFWEKAVDDSDGVGPSGDELTYEQARQLGLLPDETSS
- the glmU gene encoding bifunctional UDP-N-acetylglucosamine diphosphorylase/glucosamine-1-phosphate N-acetyltransferase GlmU — encoded protein: MNIESVVLAAGQGTRMRSELPKVLHPLGGRPMLAWSLEACHAASGVWPVVVVAPESGPVRQVAGEGCRYVVQTDRLGTGHAVLQTAEMLRGRCDLVLVASADMPLIAAETMRRVIEAQRNSRAPFAFLTHHGAAARGFGRVMRDQAGHPRAVVEEPEWTGPATGPMEFNSGLYAFEAAWLWEHLPALPPSASGEYYLTDLVAAAYAEKARPETVSPDDPDEVIGINTRVHLAEAERALQRRINQGWMLEGVTITDPATTYIGHEVRLGRDTVVWPNTHLQGSTTIGTNCQIGPNSILREAQVGDRCRVEASVVEGSVLEDDVQIGPFARLRPGAHLMRGVHLGNFGEVKNSTLGPGVKMGHFSYVGDASIGQGANIGAGTITCNFGRDGKKNLTEIGAGAFIGSDTLLVAPVRIGQGSVTGAGSVVTRDVADHSLAVGAPARTIRKLGPDD